One Chordicoccus furentiruminis DNA window includes the following coding sequences:
- a CDS encoding ABC transporter ATP-binding protein yields MSETAISFQHVYKRFPGMENYAVEDVSLDIHDGEFVTILGTSGSGKTTMMKMVNQLYSITSGDIIFCGQSIRKLDPVEQRRKIGYVVQAGGLFPHMTVEDNIAVVPNILKWDAARISSRVDELLRMVNLDPATYRKRFPRQLSGGQQQRVGIARAMAADPSIMLMDEPFGAIDAITRNTLQQEVLRLQKQTGKTILFVTHDIEEAFLLGTRVIIMDAGKLQQFDTPDQIMMHPANDFVRKFVAADDPITRMKRIHVSAVMKETDTMPSGAAVVASDASLEDLMILFLEDRGRTVYVKDDRNDQIRGKVTWNDLAALAGEETR; encoded by the coding sequence ATGTCCGAAACAGCGATCTCTTTTCAGCATGTGTACAAACGGTTTCCCGGAATGGAGAACTACGCCGTGGAGGATGTTTCACTCGACATTCACGACGGGGAGTTTGTCACGATCCTCGGGACGTCCGGTTCCGGCAAGACAACCATGATGAAGATGGTCAATCAGCTCTACAGCATCACGTCCGGGGACATCATCTTCTGCGGGCAGAGCATCAGGAAGCTGGATCCCGTGGAGCAGAGGCGGAAGATCGGATACGTCGTGCAGGCCGGCGGGCTGTTTCCGCATATGACCGTGGAGGACAACATCGCGGTCGTCCCGAATATCCTCAAATGGGATGCGGCCAGAATCAGCAGCCGGGTCGATGAGCTGCTCAGGATGGTCAATCTTGATCCCGCGACGTACCGGAAACGCTTCCCGAGACAGCTGTCCGGAGGCCAGCAGCAGCGGGTCGGCATCGCCCGGGCGATGGCGGCCGACCCGAGCATTATGCTGATGGACGAGCCATTCGGCGCGATCGACGCGATCACGAGAAATACGCTTCAGCAGGAGGTTCTGAGGCTCCAGAAGCAGACCGGCAAGACGATCCTCTTCGTGACGCACGACATCGAGGAGGCGTTCCTCCTCGGCACCCGCGTGATCATCATGGACGCGGGCAAGCTCCAGCAGTTCGATACGCCGGATCAGATCATGATGCATCCGGCGAACGATTTCGTGAGGAAGTTTGTCGCAGCGGATGATCCGATCACCCGGATGAAGAGAATTCATGTGTCCGCCGTCATGAAGGAGACGGATACGATGCCGTCCGGCGCGGCCGTCGTGGCTTCGGACGCGTCGCTTGAGGATCTGATGATTCTCTTCCTCGAGGACCGCGGAAGAACCGTCTATGTGAAGGATGACCGGAACGATCAGATCCGGGGCAAGGTGACATGGAATGATCTGGCCGCGCTTGCGGGAGAAGAGACGAGGTAA